The region CCGGGCCCGCAGGGCTGCCGAGGCCCTGGACAGCCTGCCTCCTACGGAAGCGCGCGATGTGCTGCTTTCGCTGGCCTACCGTCAGATTGAACGCATGCACTGACGCCGCCTGGTGTCGTTCAGCCAATCCGGACAAATAACACTGCACCGCTCAGACACCTGACATTTGACAGGCCGTGGGCAGTACAGCCTGTCGGCTCACACGGTGGAATCGGTTCAAGATTTCGCACGGCTGGGTGGGCGCCCACGCGCCTTGACGCCTGCTCACCGGGCGAGTAGAACGTGTGGGGTTTGCACAAACCGGAAGTCCGTCCTGGCCGGGATTCTCCCGGGTCACACAGACGGCTCGGGGCACCTGTCTATATAGGCTGGCGGGGCCATGTATGCTGCCCTGGATCACTCAGGCAGAGCCCCTTTTCAAAGGAGACCGTACGAATGCGGGCATCAGGACTCAACTGGCAGGGCCTCATGGAACAACTCCACCAGGCGCTGCCGTATTGCGAGGTCACGGATCAGTCCCTGGCCTACTTCAAATACCCCAAGCGAACCCTCAGCGTGAACCTGCCAGTCCGTATGGACGACGGCCGCGTTCAGGTATTTCGTGGTTACCGCACCGTGCACAGCACTGCACGCGGCCCGAGCATGGGCGGCATCCGCTACAAGGCGGGGCTCAACGCGCACGAGTGTGAGGTGCTGGCGGCCATCATGACCCTCAAGGCCGCCGTGGCAGATCTCCCACTGGGCGGGGCTAAAGGCGGCGTGGATGTCGACCCGGCCACCCTCAGCCCGCATGAACTTCAGGGCCTGACCCGGCGCTACACCAGCGAACTGGTGGAGCTGATCGGACGCAACGAGGACATCCTGGCGCCCGACGTGGGCACCGACGAGCAGATCATGGCCTGGGTGCTCGACGCATACAGCGAGAACACTGGGGAAACCGAAAACGGTGTGGTGGTCGGCAAGCCACTGACCCTGGGCGGAAGTTACGGCAGCAAGGATGCCCGGGGCCGCAGCGCCGCCCTGGTTGCCTTACGTGTGCTGGAGGCCAACGGCCAGAGCATGCGCCAGGCGAGGGTCGCCGTCTACGGCTTTGGCAATGTGGGTCGGCGCGCAGCCCAGACGCTGGCTGCACAGGGCGCACTTGTGGTGGCCGTCAGTGACCAGGACGGCGCTGCCTTTGCCAGTGGCGGCCTGGATCTCGATGCCCTGGTAGCCCACCGCGAGATGCACGGCACCGTGCTGGGCTTCGGCATGGCAATTACGCCCGAGGAAGTCGCCGAGCTGGACGTGGACGTGCTGATGCTGGCCTACGACTACGGCGCCATTCATGCGGGCAATGCCCACGCCATCCGCGCCCGCTACGTGGTCGAGGCCACCAACCGCGCTGTGCTGCCGGAGGCCGAACGCTTCCTGGAGGGGCAGGGCGTGATCGTGCTGCCGGACCTGGTCGCCAGCATTGGTGGTCTGGTCGTCAACTACCTGGAGTGGGTGCAGGACGCCAGCAACTTCTTCTGGAATGAGGATGAGATTGAACGCGCCGTGGATTCCCGCGTGAACGCAGCACTTGACAGCGTTCTGGCCTTTATGACCCAACACGACGTCAACATGCGCACCGCTGCCTACGCCATCGCTCTGAACCGGCTGAACAACGCCACGGTGATGCGCGGGGTGTACCCATAAGCCACAGCCCGGAGGCACAGCCCACCCTTCTGCTCATCAGCAGCATCCCCCAGGTCTGCCTCCGGGCACAGAACCGCATGTATCTCCTTATCTCTTCCCCCTCTCCAAGGAGTGTCTACCCATGACCACGACCCAGGACCCCAAGTCCACCCGCCAGCACGAAATTCCCAGCTACCTCGACCCCAACAACATCGGCCCCTACGAAATCTTCCTTGAGCAGGTCGAGCGTGTGACGCCCTACCTGGGCAAGCTTGCCTACTGGGTCGAGACCCTCAAGCGGCCCAAGCGGATCCTGGTGGTGGACGTCCCTGTTCATCTGGATGACGGCAGCGTGGCGCACTTCGAGGGTTACCGGGTTCAGCACAACACCTCGCGTGGCCCGGCCAAGGGGGGCGTGCGCTACCACCAGGACGTCACCCTCAGCGAAGTGATGGCCCTGTCCGCCTGGATGACCGTCAAGAACGCCGCCGTCAACCTGCCCTACGGCGGCGGGAAAGGCGGCATCCGCCTCGACCCGCGCAAGTACAGCACCGGAGAACTGGAACGGGTCACGCGGCGCTACACCACCGAAATTGGCCTGATCATCGGGCCAGAGAAGGACATCCCGGCGCCGGATGTGAACACGGGGCCGCAGACGATGGCGTGGATGATGGACACGTACTCGATGAACGTGGGGCGCACCGCCACCGGGGTGGTCACCGGCAAACCCGTCTCGCTGGGCGGCTCACTGGGCCGTGCCGACGCCACCGGACGCGGGGTGTTCGTCACCGGCGCCGAGGCCATGAAAAAGCTGGGCATGCCGATGCAGGGCGCGCGCATCGCGGTGCAGGGCTTCGGCAATGTGGGTGAGGCCGCCGCGCGCATCTTCCACGAACACGGCGCGAAGATCGTGGCGATCCAGGACGTGACCGGCACCATCGCGTGTGAAGCGGGCATCGACCCGGGGCTGGCGTTGCAGCACCTGCGTCAGAGTGGCGCGGTCACTGGGCTGCCCGGCACCGAGACGTTGCAGCGTGACGAGTTCTGGGATGTGGCGTGTGACGTGCTGATTCCGGCAGCGCTGGAAAAGCAGATCACGCTGGAGAATGCCGGCCGGATTCAGGCGCGGCTGATTGTCGAGGGCGCCAATGGGCCGACCATTCCGGCGGCGGATGACCTGCTGGCCGAGCGTGGGGTGACGGTGGTGCCGGACGTGCTGGCCAATGCCGGTGGGGTAACGGTGTCGTACTTCGAGTGGGTGCAGGACTTCAGCTCGTTCTTCTGGACCGAGGATGAGATCAACAACCGCCTCGACCGCATCATGCAGGACGCCTTCTGCAGTTTGTGGGACGTCAAGGAGCGTCACGGCGTGACCCTGCGCACCGCCGTATATATCGTCGCCTGCACCCGCGTCCTCGAAGCCCGCGCCCTCCGCGGCCTCTACCCCTGAACCTCAGAACTGACACCTAAGAAGGGCCACTCCCACGGGAGTGGCCCTTCTTCATGTCGCCGGTATGCTCAGGCCTGAGCCCAGTCACGCAGCCTCAAGATCATTGGCGCCTTGGAGCTGTGCCTTTTGAGTCTGCCGGGCTTTTTCCTCAACGGTCATCACTTCCTTCATGTTGGGCTGGCCCGCTATAGCTGGCGTTGCCTTGCGCCATTTGCTGGCAAAGACCAACAGCTGACGCAAGATAGGTGAAACCTCCTAAATTCCAGGATCGAAAAATCGCTGTCTCTGATCCCATAAAGTCTACCGGCCGACTTGATCAGCCGGCCGGCGCCATATGAAGCCCTTCAGTACAGCTTGTCCAGCACGTCGTCTTTCATCACAAAGCTGTTTTCGCGCGTAGGAAACTCGCGGCGGCGCACCTCGTCGGCATACCGCGCGATGGCTTCACGGGAGACCCGGCCGACCTCGGCGTAGCGCTTGGCAATTTTCTTTTCCTCGCCTTCGTAGATTCCCAGCAGGTCATGGGTCACCAGAACCTGCCCGTCGCAGTTGATGCCGGCGCCGATGCCCACGGTCGGCACCTGGAGGCGATCGGTAATCAGCTTTGCCAGCCGCGCGGGAATGGCTTCGAGAACCACACAGAAGGCCCCCGCTGCTTCCAGGGCAAGTGCACCCTCCAGGGTTCGGCGGGCCGTGTCATCGTCCTTGCCCTGGACCCGCAGGCCGCCCTGAGCTGTGGCGGTCTGCGGCATCAAACCTACATGCCCAACCACCGGCACACCATTCCGGCTCAGGGTGTCCACGACCTGCAGGACCTCGGGGGTGCTGCCTTCCATCTTCACGGCGTCGGCACCGGTTTCCTGAATGATCCGGACAGCATTGCGCATGGCGTCGGTGACCCCCGTGTGATACGTCCCAAAAGGCATATCCACCACCAGAAAGGTCTGGGGAGCGCCGCGGCGCACCGCCTTGCTGTGATGAATCATGTCGGAGAGGGTCACCGGCGCTGTGCTCTCGTAGCCCAGCACCACGTTCCCCAGGCTGTCACCCACCAGAATCATATCCACCCCGGCGGCCTCAGCGTGCAGCCCTCCCGGATAGTCATAGGCAGTCACCATCACGAGGGGCTGCTCGGATTGCAAAAGCTCCGGGATACTGCGTTTCATGCGGCGAGCGTAGCAGAACAGGGCGCCGGGGCCTGTACCAGCCTGACGCCCTGCTGCTGTGCCGGTTCTCAGGCTTTGATGACTTCCCCGTAGCGGCCCAGCAGCAGATAGATGATCCAGCCCGTCACCGCCACATACAGCCACACAGGAACGGTCCAGCGCACCCAGGCGCGGTGCCGGTTGAAGTACCCACGGGCAGCGGGCAGGTCAATGTTGCGCAGGTTTCCTCCTGCCGCCTTGAGACCTTTCCAGGCGTTCCACAGCGCCAGCAGAGCCAGTGGCAGGTTCGCCGCTGCCAGGATGATGTGGCTGATCAGCAGGACCAGATAGGCGCTCCGGTTAGGACCGATGTATTTCTTCTCGTAGCCCAGGCCCAGCCGCGTGAGATACAGCACCAGAAAAATTGTAGCCAGACCACTGGCCAGGAGCATGGCCTTCATATGCGCTTCGCGGTTGCCTCCCCGGATCAGGAAGACGCCGGCCATCAGCGCCAGTCCGCTCAGAACGATCGTAAAGACCGCCCATTGATTAATCGTTTCCGCCATAACTCCGCCAGTGTACGGGCAGCACCCCGGGGCAGGTGTCTGGCTGCCCCGGACCATGCTGTGGGGGTCCGTGCGGGGGGGGACAATTCTCAGGTGGGTCAGGTGTCTAGAATGCCGGCAGGACCGCACCAGTCCCGGTGAGGCGCCCACTCTGCCCCGGGACCCTGCGGAAGGGACGGTGAATGAATTGAGCTCAACCTTGAGGGCTACTCCTGGCACGGACACCCGGCCCAGATCCAGCGTCTGGCTGCCCCGGCTGGCCTGGGCAGCGCTGGCGTACAACGTGCTGGTCATTCTGTGGGGTGCGGTCGTCCGCATTACCGGTGCTGGCGCAGGCTGCGGCGAACACTGGCCGCTGTGCAACGGCGTGGTGGTGCCGCAAAGCCCCACCGTGCACACCTTGATCGAGTTCAGTCACCGCCTGACCAGCGGACTCAGCGGCGTGCTGGCCCTGGTGCTGCTGTTCGTGGCCTTCCGGGTGACGCCAGCTCGCCATCCGGCACGATTCGGCGCCGCACTGAGTCTGGGGCTGATCGTGCTTGAAGGGCTCGTCGGCGGCGTGCAGGTGATGCTGGGCCTGACTGCCGACAGCACCGAGCCGGCGCGTGGCTTTGTGCAGGGAATCCATCTGGCCAACACCTTTGCGCTGCTGGGTGCGCTGCTGCTCACGGCTTTGTGGGCGTCGGGGCAGCCGGGACTGCGCCTGAAGGGGCAGGGACGGGCAGTCTGGCTGGGCAGTGCAGGGCTGGCGCTGCTCCTCCTCCTGGGCATGGCTGGGGCTGTGACCGCGCTCGGCGATCTGCTGTTCCTCCCGGCCGACGGCAGTACCCCTATCGAGACGGTCAAACGTGACTACGCGGCCACGGCCACCCTGATCGAGAACCTGCGGGTGCTTCACCCGATGCTGGCCATCGTGACCAGTGCCTACCTGCTGTGGATGGCGGCGACCCTGGCCCGGCTGCGCCCGGATGCGCAGGTGCGGCGCTGGGGACTGTGGCTCTCAGGAGCCATTGCCGTGCAGATGCTGGCCGGCTTTGCCAACGTGGCCCTGAAGGCACCGGGATGGATGCAACTGACACATCTGCTTCTGGCGTGCATGATGTGGCTTGTGACCGTGATGCTGGTGTACCGCGCCCTGAGTGCTCTGTCTCTCCGTTCTCCCTCCACCGTTTCCGGTGCGCAGCGGCAGGGCGCGTGACTGCGGTGCCAGAGACGGTCGTGCCCTCTGCAGTCCAGTCCGGCCCCCTGCGGGCCACGTGGCGGGACTATCTGGCACTGACCAAGCCCAAGGTCATCAGCCTGTTGCTGTGGACCACGCTGGCGGCAATGTTCATGGCCGAGCGGGGCTGGCCGGGCCTGGGGCTGCTTGTGGTGGTTGCGCTGGCCGGGTACATGTCGGCCGGGTCTGCGGGCGTGTTCAACATGATCATCGACCGGGACATTGACCTGAAAATGGCGCGTACGGCCAGCCGCCCCACCAGCAGCGGCGTGATCAGCAGCCGACAGGCGGCTGTGTTCGGCACCACGCTGCAGGTGCTGTCCTTTGTGATGCTGTGGGTCTGGGCCACGCCGCTGGCCGCCTGGATGAGCCTGGCGGGCTTCGTGACCTACGTGGTGGTCTACACCCTGTGGCTCAAGCGCAATACCTGGCACAACATCGTGCTGGGTGGTGCGGCCGGCTGTTTCCCTCCGCTGGTGGGCTGGGCGGCTGTGACCGGCGACCTGAACCTGTTTGCCTGGTTTCTGTTTGCCATCATCTTTTTCTGGACGCCGGTGCACTTCTGGGCACTGGCCCTGATGATCAAAGACGAATACCGCGAGGTTGGCATTCCAATGCTGCCGGTCGTGCACGGTGACAGGCTGACGGTGGCGCAGATCGGACTGTACGCCATCTATACGGTGGTTCTGTCAGTCATGCCTGTGTTTTTCCGTGAGGTCGGTGCCATCTACTTTCTGTCGGCCGCAGCACTGGGTGGCTGGCTGCTGGTGCTGTCCTGGCGCCTCTACCGGCATGTCATGGCCGGAAACGCGGTGGAGCGCCGGGTGGCAGTGCCGCTGTACCTGTATTCCATGCTGTATCTGGCACTGCTGTTTGTTATGGCGGCAGTGGACCGGATTGTATTCGCCCATCTATAAAAGCGAGATAAAAAGAGTTCTCAGGCGGTCTCCTCAACAGGGAGCCGCCTGCGCTGTTGCCGCCCACTGCACCCTGCAAAGCGCAGTTATGGCAGGACACTTGCCTGCCCCGTAATCTGTTCTCATGACAGCGGCCTGACCGTTCGGTCGAATAAGGAAAATGGCCGGGCCGGTCGCGTGCGCCAGAAGCGCACATTTCGTGTCGTGACCATTTAGACTGCAAGCAGACGAAAGGAGTGAAGTTGAACACCATCCAAGACCGCCAGAGCGGCACAGCCCGGCCGCGCAAACGCCCAGCGGCCTTCACGGCCCTGGCTGCCGGGCTGGCCGCTACGTTGCTCACCGGCTGCCAGTCCGAACAGCTGCTCTCTATCGGAGACATGAGTTCGGGCTACAACAAAGAGATTTTCTGGATGAGTCTGTGGGCCATTGCGCTCTCGATCATCGTCTTTGTTGGGGTCTCGTGGGCTTTGTTCTACTCGGTGCAGAAGTTCCGCGAGGACCGTCATGATGCGCCGCCGGCCCAGTTCCACGGCAACAACCGCCTGGAAGTCATCCTGGTGGCCGTGCCGGTTGTCATCGTGATCCTGCTGAGCGTGCTGACCGTGCGCAGCATGGCCCGCCTCAACCCCGTGCCCGTCAATGCTCCCAAGATTGACATTCTGTCCAAGCAGTTCTGGTGGAACTTCGCGTATCCCACCGTGACCAGTGACGCCGGCGGAACGGTGGCCAACGGCAACGAAATGGTGATGCCTACCGGCCAGCCGGTGGTGCTGAACCTGACCAGCGGCGACGTGATCCACGGTTTCTGGGCTCCCAACATCGGCGGACAGCGTCACGCGCTGCCCAGCGTCATCCGTACCTGGAAGGTCGACACCGAACGTCCCGGCGTCTACCAGGGCAACTGCTCACAGCTGTGCGGGGCCAGCCACGCCAACATGCGTTACAAGGTCATCGCCCTGGAGCCCGAGCGCTACCAGGCCTTCCTGGCGGCAGCCAAGGCCTACCGTGCTCCTACTCCAGCAGAAGGCAGCGCCGAGGCACGCGGCTACACGCTGTTCATGCAGGGCAAGGCCTCCACGGGCGCTCTGGCCTGCTCGGCCTGTCACCGCGTACAGGGCACCCCTGCCGCAGCTGGAGCCGGCCCGGACCTGAGCTTCTTCGGCACGCGCCGCACCCTGGGGGCCGGCATGTGGGAAGGCGAGGAAGCCGAAAAGAACCTGGTGCCGTGGATCGCCAACAGCCCAGGGATGAAACCCGGTGCCCTGATGCCTACCTATGACGGCAGTGAGTACATGGTCAACGGCAAGATGCAAAAAGGTGGTGTCCTGACCAGAGCGGAAATCGAAGATATCGCCGCCTATCTGCGCAGCCTGAAGCTGCCGGAAGAAGCGGATTACTGGCGCGGCACGCCGGTGTACGGCGCCCGCGCAGGAGGAACGCAGTGACCGTTCAGCACGCTCCGCAGAGCACCGTCGCCCAGCGAGGCGCGTGGGAGGTCATCAAGGATTACATGATGACCACCGATCATAAAAAGATCGGCATTCTGTACATCTTTGTGTCCATTCTGGCCTTTGCCGCTGCCGGCCTTCTGGCGGTGGCCATTCGTGTGCAGCTGGCCCTGCCCAACCAGGAAATCCTGGTCGGTACGGCCTACAACCAGGTCCTGACGGTCCACGCGGCCCTGATGATCTTTTTCTTCCTGATTCCTATCGGGTTGTTCGGCTTCGGAAACTTTTTTCTGCCGCTTCAGCTCGGGGTGCGGGACGTGGCATTGCCCCGCGTCAACACCTTTGCGGTGTGGCTGTTCGTCTTCAGCCTGATCCTGGTCGTGCTGGGGCTGTGGAACGGTGGAGCGCCCAGCGTCGGCTGGACCTTCTACTACCCGCTGTCAGTGGACGCCAACCAGACCGGGGTCAGCGTGCTGATGGTGGCCCTGATCCTCAACGGTATCGGGTCGCTGCTGGGCAGCGCGAACTTCGCAGCAACCATCGTCAACCTGCGCGCCCCCGGCATGAGTCTGTGGAAGATGCCCATTTTCTGCTGGAGCATCTTCGCCACCAGCATCCTGCAGCTGGTCTCGCTGGGTGGTCTGACGGCTGCCGCGCTGGTGACCTACCTGGAAATCAAGCTGGGCCTGAGCATGTTTAACCCCGGCATCAATGGTGTGCCGGTGCTGATGCAGCAGTTCTTCTGGTTCTACTCGCACCCCGCCGTGTACGTCATGCTGCTGCCCTACCTGGGAATCGGCGCCGAAATCGCCTCCACCATGGCCCGCAAGCCGCTGTTCGGCTACCGCGTGATGGTGTACTCGCTGCTGGGCATCGTGCTGGTCAGTCTGCTGGTGTGGGTACACCACATCTTCGCAGTGGGCCTGCCGGAAATCTGGCAGATCGCCTTTGCCGTGATGACCCTGATCGTGGCCGTGCCGACCGGCGTGAAGATCTTCAACCTGATCGGCACGCTGTGGGGCGGACGCATCCTGATGAAGTCCCCCACCTACTGGCTGGTCGGCTTTATTTTCAACTTCCTGGTCGGCGGGATCACCGGCGTTTCGCTGGGCATGATTCCCTTCGACTATCAGGTCACGATGTCCTACTACGTGGTGGCGCACTTCCACAACGTGATGATGTTCGGTACGGCCTTCCTGGCCATGGGCGGCATCTACTACTGGTGGCCCAAGATGTCCGGGCGCTTCCTGGACGAGAAGTTGGGCCTGTGGCACTTCTGGCTGTTCATGATCGGCTCGTGGCTGACCTTCCTGCCGCAGTACATCCTGGGTCTGCTGGGTATGCCCCGGCGTTACTACACCTACCCCGAAGGCAACTTTGCCTGGACCGAGCTGAACTTCCTGAGCACGCTGGGCGCCCTGACCCTGCTGGCCGGCGGTGCGGTGTGGGTGTGGAACATGCTGCAGAGCCTGCAGCGTCCTGTCACGGCCGGACCCAACCCCTGGGGCGGCTTTACCCTGGAGTGGACGGCAGCCTCGCCTCCTGCGGCCTACAACTTCGCGCACGACTTCCCGACCACCTTCCCCACCGAGCGCCCGCTGTATGACTGGGAAAAGAGTGGAGAAACCCTGACCCCGGTGGATCCCAAGAGCATTCACCTGCCGGTGGACAGCATCTGGCCCTTCGTGACGGCCGTTGGTCTGCTGCTGATGGGCTACGGCCTGAGCTTCGGCTGGTTTACCAACTACAACCCCGCTACTGGTCTGCGCCCGTTCTCCGAGGCTTCACCGAGCTTCGTGTTCGCCACCGTGCTGCTGTACCTGAGCTTCCCAGTGTTCCTGTGGGGCCTGTTCAAGTGGGCCGGTACCCGCGAGTATGCCGTACCGGTCGAGCACCACCACCTGACCAAGTACGACAACGGCTTCATGGGCATGAGCTGGTTCATCCTCAGTGAAGTGGGCCTGTTCGCCGTGCTGATCGCTGGATACGTGTACCTGCGGGTGATTGGCGCCGCCGAGCCTCCTGCGCTGCGCCCCAGCATCTGGCTGGCTGCACTGAACACCCTGATCCTGGTCAGCTCGTCGTTCGTGCTCCACAAGGCCGAGCAGGACATGCACCACGGCCGCGTCACCTGGGGTCGTCTGGGCCTGTTCGTGACGCTGCTGCTGGGCGGCCTGTTCATGATCTTCCAGGTGTACGAGTTCGCGCTGTTCGGCGTGGAAAGCGACTGGAAACAGAACCTGTGGCAGGCCTGCTTCTTTATCATCGTTGGCCTGCACGGTCTGCACATTCTGATCGGGGGCGTGGGCGTGGCTCTGCCGTACTACCAGACCCTGACCGGCAAGATCGACAAGTACAACCACGGTTCTCTGACCGCCGCCAGCATGTACTGGCACCTGGTGGACGTGGTGTGGCTGCTGATCGTGGCGATTTTCTACGCCTGGTAAGCATCCGTAGTTCTGAAAGTGGGAGAGTGCCTCAGCGGGCACTCTCCCCTCTTCATTGGAAAAAGGCCGCGCCGGGATGGGACACCCGCCCACTGCTGCAGGCCTACGCTGGAGTCATGAAGTGGTTGACCGCCGCCCTCCTGACCATCGCTGCCGTGCTGGGGGGCCTGTTGCTGTTCCGGACACTTTCGCCTGCCCCACTGGGAGGAGACGCTCTGGGTGCCCCTAAGCCGTTGCCCGCGCTGAAGCTGACCAGTGAACGCGGCCAACCCACCCGCCTCAATGAGAGTGACGGCCGGGTCCGGCTGGTGTTTTACGGCTTCGTGCGCTGCCCGGACGTGTGTCCGGCCACACTGACGAGTCTGAAGACCACCTACGACACCCTCAGCCCGGAGCTGCGTAAACGCGTACTGGTGCAGTTCATCACGGTCGACCCGGAGCACGATACACCTGCGGTCGTGCAGCGCTACCTGGCCGGGTTCAATCCATCTTTCAGTGGGCTGACCGGAAAAGCCGAAACCATCGACGAGGCGGCGCGGCAGATGTTCGTGACCAATGTCAGGCCGCTGCCCGCCCGTGACCACAGCAGTCATCAGGACACGCCGGAGGCCTCAGGAAGCGGCGCTGACAATGCGCAGCAGGCGGGAGCCACAGCGCGCGAAGCTGCGAGACTGCACGGCGACCAGGTCAGTGTGGTGGATGGCCAGGGCCGTTTCGTGCGGGTCTACGGCAATGCCGACGTGATCGGAGGCGTGCTGGAGCGTGACCTGCCTCAGCTGGTGCGTCAGTACGCCAACTGAGCATCCCGCATTCCTGAAGGCTGCATTCTGTCAAACCACGAACCCCGTCTGCTGTTCCGTTTTAAGCGAAGTCCGGGTATGATGGGCCTATGACTGATCCCGCTACCCATCTGGACGCCGCCCTGCGTCCGAAAACCCTGACAGAGTATGTGGGGCAGGAAAAGCTGAAGGACAAGCTTGGGGTCTATCTGCAAGCCGCCAAGGGCCGGCGGGAGGCGCTGGACCACACGCTGCTGTTTGGCCCCCCAGGGCTGGGCAAGACCACCCTGGCCCACATCATCGCCGCCGAGCTGGGCGTCAATATCCGCGTCACGTCAGGCCCAGCGATTGAGAAGCCGGGGGACCTCGCTGCCATTCTGACCAACAGCCTGGAAGAAGGCGACGTGCTGTTTATCGACGAAATTCACCGCCTGGGGCGCGTGGCTGAAGAGCATCTGTACCCAGCGATGGAAGATTTCAAGCTGGACATCGTGCTGGGCCAGGGGCCCGCCGCCCGCACCATTGAGCTGCCGCTGCCGCGCTTCACGCTGGTGGGCGCAACGACCCGCCCCGGGCTGATTACGGCGCCTATGCGCAGCCGCTTCGGGATCATTGAGCACCTGGAGTACTACACCGCCGAGGAGATCGGCACCAACCTGCTGCGCGACGCCCGCCTGCTGGGTTTCGGCCTGGAAGAAGACGCCGCCCTGGAAATCGGGGCACGCAGCCGCGGCACCATGCGTATTGCCAAGCGCCTGCTGCGGCGCGTGCGTGACTATGCCGATGTGGCCGGCGAAACCGTGATCAGCCTGGAGCGTGCCCATGACGCGCTGGACAAGCAGGGCCTGGATGCGGCGGGTCTGGATGACCGCGACAAGAAATACCTCGAAACCCTGATTCATCGTTTCGCGGGTGGTCCGGTGGGCGTGGATACCCTGGCGACAGCCATCAGCGAGGACGCCCTGACGCTGGAAGACGTGTACGAGCCCTACCTGATCCAGCTGGGCTTCATCAAGCGCACTCCGCGCGGACGGGTGGCCACGGCGCACGCCTACGACCACCTTGGGCTGCCGGTCAGCGGCGGAGACGGGGACCTGGGTCTGTTCGTGAACTAGGAGAAGTGCAAACAGGGCCACCGGGGCAATACGCTCCGGTGGCCCTGTTTGCCGTTTAGCTGAACTGCCTCAGCC is a window of Deinococcus deserti VCD115 DNA encoding:
- a CDS encoding Glu/Leu/Phe/Val family dehydrogenase; its protein translation is MRASGLNWQGLMEQLHQALPYCEVTDQSLAYFKYPKRTLSVNLPVRMDDGRVQVFRGYRTVHSTARGPSMGGIRYKAGLNAHECEVLAAIMTLKAAVADLPLGGAKGGVDVDPATLSPHELQGLTRRYTSELVELIGRNEDILAPDVGTDEQIMAWVLDAYSENTGETENGVVVGKPLTLGGSYGSKDARGRSAALVALRVLEANGQSMRQARVAVYGFGNVGRRAAQTLAAQGALVVAVSDQDGAAFASGGLDLDALVAHREMHGTVLGFGMAITPEEVAELDVDVLMLAYDYGAIHAGNAHAIRARYVVEATNRAVLPEAERFLEGQGVIVLPDLVASIGGLVVNYLEWVQDASNFFWNEDEIERAVDSRVNAALDSVLAFMTQHDVNMRTAAYAIALNRLNNATVMRGVYP
- a CDS encoding Glu/Leu/Phe/Val family dehydrogenase, encoding MTTTQDPKSTRQHEIPSYLDPNNIGPYEIFLEQVERVTPYLGKLAYWVETLKRPKRILVVDVPVHLDDGSVAHFEGYRVQHNTSRGPAKGGVRYHQDVTLSEVMALSAWMTVKNAAVNLPYGGGKGGIRLDPRKYSTGELERVTRRYTTEIGLIIGPEKDIPAPDVNTGPQTMAWMMDTYSMNVGRTATGVVTGKPVSLGGSLGRADATGRGVFVTGAEAMKKLGMPMQGARIAVQGFGNVGEAAARIFHEHGAKIVAIQDVTGTIACEAGIDPGLALQHLRQSGAVTGLPGTETLQRDEFWDVACDVLIPAALEKQITLENAGRIQARLIVEGANGPTIPAADDLLAERGVTVVPDVLANAGGVTVSYFEWVQDFSSFFWTEDEINNRLDRIMQDAFCSLWDVKERHGVTLRTAVYIVACTRVLEARALRGLYP
- the panB gene encoding 3-methyl-2-oxobutanoate hydroxymethyltransferase: MKRSIPELLQSEQPLVMVTAYDYPGGLHAEAAGVDMILVGDSLGNVVLGYESTAPVTLSDMIHHSKAVRRGAPQTFLVVDMPFGTYHTGVTDAMRNAVRIIQETGADAVKMEGSTPEVLQVVDTLSRNGVPVVGHVGLMPQTATAQGGLRVQGKDDDTARRTLEGALALEAAGAFCVVLEAIPARLAKLITDRLQVPTVGIGAGINCDGQVLVTHDLLGIYEGEEKKIAKRYAEVGRVSREAIARYADEVRRREFPTRENSFVMKDDVLDKLY
- a CDS encoding DUF420 domain-containing protein; the encoded protein is MAETINQWAVFTIVLSGLALMAGVFLIRGGNREAHMKAMLLASGLATIFLVLYLTRLGLGYEKKYIGPNRSAYLVLLISHIILAAANLPLALLALWNAWKGLKAAGGNLRNIDLPAARGYFNRHRAWVRWTVPVWLYVAVTGWIIYLLLGRYGEVIKA
- a CDS encoding COX15/CtaA family protein, whose amino-acid sequence is MRATPGTDTRPRSSVWLPRLAWAALAYNVLVILWGAVVRITGAGAGCGEHWPLCNGVVVPQSPTVHTLIEFSHRLTSGLSGVLALVLLFVAFRVTPARHPARFGAALSLGLIVLEGLVGGVQVMLGLTADSTEPARGFVQGIHLANTFALLGALLLTALWASGQPGLRLKGQGRAVWLGSAGLALLLLLGMAGAVTALGDLLFLPADGSTPIETVKRDYAATATLIENLRVLHPMLAIVTSAYLLWMAATLARLRPDAQVRRWGLWLSGAIAVQMLAGFANVALKAPGWMQLTHLLLACMMWLVTVMLVYRALSALSLRSPSTVSGAQRQGA
- a CDS encoding heme o synthase — encoded protein: MPETVVPSAVQSGPLRATWRDYLALTKPKVISLLLWTTLAAMFMAERGWPGLGLLVVVALAGYMSAGSAGVFNMIIDRDIDLKMARTASRPTSSGVISSRQAAVFGTTLQVLSFVMLWVWATPLAAWMSLAGFVTYVVVYTLWLKRNTWHNIVLGGAAGCFPPLVGWAAVTGDLNLFAWFLFAIIFFWTPVHFWALALMIKDEYREVGIPMLPVVHGDRLTVAQIGLYAIYTVVLSVMPVFFREVGAIYFLSAAALGGWLLVLSWRLYRHVMAGNAVERRVAVPLYLYSMLYLALLFVMAAVDRIVFAHL
- the coxB gene encoding cytochrome c oxidase subunit II; this translates as MKLNTIQDRQSGTARPRKRPAAFTALAAGLAATLLTGCQSEQLLSIGDMSSGYNKEIFWMSLWAIALSIIVFVGVSWALFYSVQKFREDRHDAPPAQFHGNNRLEVILVAVPVVIVILLSVLTVRSMARLNPVPVNAPKIDILSKQFWWNFAYPTVTSDAGGTVANGNEMVMPTGQPVVLNLTSGDVIHGFWAPNIGGQRHALPSVIRTWKVDTERPGVYQGNCSQLCGASHANMRYKVIALEPERYQAFLAAAKAYRAPTPAEGSAEARGYTLFMQGKASTGALACSACHRVQGTPAAAGAGPDLSFFGTRRTLGAGMWEGEEAEKNLVPWIANSPGMKPGALMPTYDGSEYMVNGKMQKGGVLTRAEIEDIAAYLRSLKLPEEADYWRGTPVYGARAGGTQ